atactttcagaaatgacttcctgacacttaaatctatactcgatgttaacaaatttctcttcttcagaaacgctttccttgccattgccagtctacattttatgtcctctctacttcgaccatcatctgttattttgctccccaaatcaaaactcctttactactttaagtgtctcatttcctaatctaattccctcatcatcacccgacttaattagactacattccattatcctcgttttgcttttgttgatgttcatcttataccctccttcgtATCAGGTGAAAACCGAATTATATTAACAGGCTCTGCTTCGCCTTCCTACAGAGAGAGGTGTTGTTATGTGAAGGCCAAAAGTCAAACCAAAGCAATGgattattttctgcaaatggtaagaaGACGCCTCGTATGTAGTATTGAAATTTATCCTCTCCATTTTTCCAGACTTTACTACGCAGATTAAAAGATAATTGCAAGCAAACAGCCCTTAAAAAAAATCTGTGGTCCTAATATTCCTGAATACAGGTATAATTCTGTGCCCAACAGTAATCCACTGATATTTATCACAGAAAATGTCGTATAAGAATGTGTTATAGCATTCGTTGACTGCACAAGCGACTCCCTCGTTTTTTCGTTTGCATGAAACCTGACTGATGGGTTTTATACACAGCGTTTGTGGGGATAACAAGAAGCTTCTTCTTCATGTCAACTATTTATTTCCCGGTAATATTACCTGTTAATGACATCTCCTCTACGCGTTTACTTGGGGTAAACTTCATAGTTTTGTGACTTCCTTTTCtatataatttcctgaatctgttaaTCGGGGTaactttgtaccacttttttccattttttgaaaatattgtataaaaaaataaattacacatcagAACAGATATTGTAACATTTTGCATCTATAGTCATTGAGTGCTTGGGAAAATAGAAATGTATAATAATTATGCCCTattacagagaaatttcaaatttaatactggtacaaagttacactgtcattCAGGTTAACtttagaccagtctttaaaaaatcAGTATTTTCCTATATCTAATGCTCTTTGTAACTATAGACCATGCCTTAAGGAAAACAGGTGTTAATAAGACATAAAAACAAGCAGTGTTAATACACAATAGAGTGTTTATTTTGAAATATCAATATATTTGTATCCACCTGGCATTGACAGATCTCAAATTAAGTGAAAAGAAATGtagaaaaaacatatttttcacaGTGGATGGCTTGTAATACATATTACAAATAATAGTTACATATTTTCTTCGAAAACAGAACACAACACATTCACTAATACTATACAGGAAATAGATTTCCTCAAATATCTTCATCCGATGAGCACAGGAGGTCATCACTGATATGAACCATGCCCCTTTTATTAATATGTTTCATGCAGGATTCATCAATTTTCTTTAATATACAGTCCTTTCTGTACCAAATTGAATCCTCTCTCTCAGGCCACAcccaatattttccttttttaaccATGCAACTTATTCTGAATGTCACACAATTGCCTCGCATCTCTACTGCAGTGACTTTTCCAGGATAGCATTTGCCCTCATATACTGCAATGACATAATCATTTACATGAAAGTCACCTTCTGATGTAGAAGGTTGATTGACCATATCAGTTAGTAATTCTTCTTCTACAACCATGTTCCCCTCAGCGATGACAATAGGGCTGTTTACAAGTTCCATGCGATCAGTCATACTTCTGGTCACATCTAATTCAGCTAAGATACAGCTTTCAGAAGCATCTGTAGGCAGATTACTTCGATTTAAAGTTCTGAGTGTTGCAGCACGAGCTCTTACACCTCCTCTTGTTTTTGGTCCTGATCTTGGTCGTGATGTGCCACACTGCTGAAACTCTAGCTCACCCCGCAGTTCATTTTCTCCTCCCTCTATTTGTGACTGTCTCCTCCTTCCATTGTTTCTAGTTAGCTCCCTATTCTCATAAAATGCCCTAACATCTTCTGTAGACACACTCTTCCCTGGTTCTATGGGCAACTTGTACTTTTTGACACACTTCACATTCAGATCTGATTGTCTTATTGtctccaaatatttttttaaattcagctcCCACACTTCCCATCACAGAAGACTCATTTCTTGCATAATCAGGGAGACATTGTAAGACTCTATCACAGTTTACAGGACACAATCCACATTTCTCAAATCCTTTCACTAAATTTGAAGATGCTGTCTGTTCACCTAACTGCAAAGTCTTCGCCAGTAGGCCACTAAATGTACCCTTTGGAAGACattgtttcttctttccttctggAGTCTTCCTCCATTGAGAAAGAACATCTCTCCAgtttttcttcagagaagaaaaataagCCACATCTAGCGGCTGCAGAAGATGTGTCGCATTCGGTGGCAGGCAAATGAACTTAATGTTATTTTGTTCACAAAGCTCCAAAGTTCTGATTGAGATGTGAGAGGAGAGGTTATCTCCAATAAttactctccttccttctttctttaagGCAAAAGGGAGGAAGTGAGTTTCAAACCAGTCATCAAATACTCCTTGTTCCATCCACACACTGTCTGATGAATTCATTCGTGTTCCAGGAGGTGCATTGTAAATCCAGTCAGTCCATTTTTGCTTACCTTTAAAAATAAGATATGGAGGAAGGAATTCTCCTGCTGCATTCCCACAGAACATGACAGTAAAACATGATTTTGATGTATTCTCGATTTTCTCAGGATGTCGACACGTTCGACGAAACAAGAGCTTTCCTTTTGCTGGTATGTCATGAAACCCTGTTTCgtcaaaattgaaaatattttcagcagGAACACCTTCTATCTCGTCTttatatttcagaaagaaagtgctgaTTATGTCCTCATTTACGGCAGCATGCTTCCTTGAAATATTTACtgtaaatttctgagaaagttcaGAATGATGCCTCTCTAAAAAGGCCTTTCCCCATTCCCATCCAGGCATATTATCTGCAAAGCAGCTTACTTTTCTGTTACAGGTGTCAAGATATGACTTAACTATGCACCTCAAGTCAAAGATTGATATTGGAACACCCATATCACTGACAGTGATACAATGTTGTACAAAAGATCTTTCTTTAATCTCCGTAAACACAGTGGCTCTTCCAACTTTACAGCTgtgcttgttttttaatttgttcacaATGGTTTGTCTTGGAATGTTATATTTCCTTGCAGCTTCCCTCTGGCCGATTCTTCCAGTAGTAATTTCTTCTAATATTTTCTGCAGGGTGTCATTCGAGTAACGGGTTTTTGTGCCGTATTTCCTAGTACCTGGTTTTGAAGGTTTCTGCCGTCCCATGGTCTGTAGAAGAAAAATATAGTACACTTGTTTAACTTCATGACTGAGTGGATGCTTAGGATGaatattttagtttattattgagcctacagtaattttttaatattttacaaacgAGTGACGTAAGAACTTGTTTAATAGTCTACCACAAGTTTCTTTAATTATTATGATACGAATTTCCGATTTTTTATTCACATAAATGCTAGTGTTGGTATGTTCAAGCATCAAAGTCGCGTAATTCGTGATATACCAAGTCATTTTCTCAGTTTTAATGTTATCTAGATTTATTAGTCTACTTTCAATCTGGTAAACATTATACCACAATCCTGGTAACTTTGTACCGGTACAATGTTACCCTAAACTGGGCTAGAATCTGCAACTAGCTATATAACAGCTATTATCTCGATAAAGTAAAGAATAATTTCAATTCAAATTGCATCACTGTAAACTCAAAGAATTATTTAACTGTTTGCAAATGAAACATTACAGAGAAGCACATTATTTGTACTTACAATCACAAATTGAAAACACTGTTGTCAGAAGTTCTCTTCGCAGCCAACACATTCAAACACTAACAACAATTCAAAGAGCTTATAGGAAAGTGGAAAGACAGTTGAAATACGAACTAGAAATCTCAGAGATAAAAACAGTGCTAATTTTGGTGCATAAGAACGCCAGTAGATGGCACACcaaacatttgaaacaaaagtaGGAAGTGGTACAAAGATACCCTGACTGGTAAAAAGTTACCCTGATTGACTGTAAGTCGAAGACGCCTGGAAACCAATAATGTTCATAACACGAGTAATTCTAAATATTTCGAATaccttttctttcaca
The Schistocerca gregaria isolate iqSchGreg1 chromosome 1, iqSchGreg1.2, whole genome shotgun sequence genome window above contains:
- the LOC126335413 gene encoding uncharacterized protein LOC126335413 produces the protein MGRQKPSKPGTRKYGTKTRYSNDTLQKILEEITTGRIGQREAARKYNIPRQTIVNKLKNKHSCKVGRATVFTEIKERSFVQHCITVSDMGVPISIFDLRCIVKSYLDTCNRKVSCFADNMPGWEWGKAFLERHHSELSQKFTVNISRKHAAVNEDIISTFFLKYKDEIEGVPAENIFNFDETGFHDIPAKGKLLFRRTCRHPEKIENTSKSCFTVMFCGNAAGEFLPPYLIFKGKQKWTDWIYNAPPGTRMNSSDSVWMEQGVFDDWFETHFLPFALKKEGRRVIIGDNLSSHISIRTLELCEQNNIKFICLPPNATHLLQPLDVAYFSSLKKNWRDVLSQWRKTPEGKKKQCLPKGTFSGLLAKTLQLGEQTASSNLVKGFEKCGLCPVNCDRVLQCLPDYARNESSVMGSVGAEFKKIFGDNKTIRSECEVCQKVQVAHRTREECVYRRC